The genomic window GGCGAGTGCCTCATCTCCGTAGACGACGCGAATGAGGACCTGCTTCCCAGCACGAATGTAACGGTGACTGTGACCACCCAGCAGCGGTTCAACGTTCTGAGCATTCCACGAGAGGCATTGCATACCGAACCCTCGGGGCATGATTTCGTCTACCGCGTCATCCATAACAAGCTTGTGGTCACCCCCGTCCAGGTTGGGGTAGTGAATCTCTTGCGGGTTGAGATCACTGGCGGCCTTACCGAGAAGGACACCGTTGCCCTGAGCGCAACGAACAGCAACCGTGACCTCTCGAATGGGCTTGCAGTAAAAGTAGTCGACTAACCATGGTTCCAAAGACAAACCTGATCTACCTCCGGATTGCATTTTTACTGGTTCTGCTCTCCGGAGGCCGTCTGCTGGCCGATGACGCACAGTCAGCAAACGCGCTTCTACAGCAGGGACGCGTCGATGAAGCACACCTCTCTTTGCAGACACTCCTGGCGGCGCAACCCGGCAACTCCTATGCCCACCAATTACTTTGCCGCGTCTATTATGCCCAGGGAATGGCGGATGCCGCGATCCAGGAGTGCGAATTGGCGGCCTCGCAAGATCCTAGCAACAGCGGCACCCAGATGTGGCTGGGCCGCGCTTACGGGATGAAGGCTTCTCATGCCAATCCGGTTGTTGCCTTCGGCCTTGCGCGTAAGGTTCGATATGCCTTTGAGCGAGCGGTACAGCTCGATCCGGAAAATATTCAGGCAATGAGCGACCTTGGCGAGTTCTATGTGGATGCTCCAGCAATCGTCGGTGGAGGGCTGGACAAGGCACGGGCGCTGGCCAGCCGGATGCAGCCTCGCTTTTCGTCGCAATCGCATCGCTTGCTGGCATTGATCGCCAGCGAAGACAAGGATACTGCGACCGCTGAATCGGAGTTCAAAAAAGCTGTTCTCGCAGGCAGAACGCCCGCAGCCTATATCGACCTTGGCCAGTTTTATCAGAGGCAGAACCAGCCGGATAAGGCGCTTGAAGCGCTGAAGGCAGGCATTGACGCGGACCGCAGAAAAGATGCGTCTCTGGTAGACGCGGCAAGCATTCTCACCGCCATGAACCAATCACCCCAACTCGCCGAAGATCTGCTGCGTGAGTATCTCTCCTCCTCCGCCAAGTCGGATGATGCGCCGGCATTCAAGGTGCGTATCCAGCTCGGCGACCTTTTGGCGCATCAGGGCGACGCCGCTTCCGCGCATCGGGAGTATGCTGCCGCTGCCGCACTGGCCTCAAACTATGCACCTGCCCGTAAATCGCTGCAGGGTTCCTGACGGAAAGAGCGATACCATGGTACGCAGCCCATCTCGAAGGAATCTCTCAGAACGCATGACCCGACTTCTCCGCCTCGCCATTACGTGTACTGTGGTCGCCGCTGGAAGTCTTCCGGCCATGGCGCAGATTTCGTTCACCTCCGCCCTGGATCTCGCGCAAAAAAACAGCCCCAGCGTCCGGATGGCGCAGGCCAATGTCGATAAGGCCAATGCCGCACTGTCGCAGTCCCGCGACGTCTATATTCCGAGCGTTGCGGGTGGTTCGGGGCTGGGCTATTCCTATGGATTTCCGGTTGGCCAGCCCTCCGTCTTCAACTTCACCATGCAGTCGCTGGTCTTCAACTTTTCTCAGGGAGACTATATTCGGGCATCGCGCTTTGCCTTGAACGCCGCGGAACTGGCTCTGCAAGACGCACAGCAGGCGGTGACGGAAGATGTCGCCGTCACCTATGTTGCGCTCGACCGTGATTCGCAGCGGCAGAAGGCTTTGAGCGAACAGGCAGGATACGCTACCCGTCTGATCGATATTATTCAGGAGCGCCTCGACGCAGGCCAGGACACGCCTATCGATCTCACCGGCGCACAGCTTTCAGCAGCGCAGATCAAGCTGGCTAAACTTCGCTCCGATGACGAAGCAGAGAATGATCAGGCCCATCTGGCACTCCTGATCGGTGTTCCAGCGCAAGGTCTCGGTGTCGTCAGCAGCAGCATTCCCCCGTTCACGGCACCGCCGGTTAATCTGGCGGAGTCCGCACCACAGAGCAGCCCCTCTGTCGCCTCTGCCTATGCCACCGCGAACGCTAAGCAGAAGATTGCACTGGGAGACGCACGTTATCTCTGGAGACCGCAGATTGCCTTTGCCGCGCAATATAATCGCTACGCAAAGTTCAACAACTACGACCTTTACTATTCGCACTTTCAGCACAATAACTTCGGTATCGGGGTGGAGATCACCCTGCCGATCTTCGATATGTCCCGTCGCGCCAAGGCCCGCGAATCTGCAGCGGACGCCATCTATGCCGCACGCGAAGCCGATCAGGCACGAGACCAGTTTCTCGAAGGCCGCCAGAAGATGCGCCACGCTACCAGTGAGCTGGCGGCGCAAGCCCAGGTTGCCGCCCTCGATCAGCAGTTGGCCCAGCAGCAACTTGATATTTTGGCTGTCCAATTGAAATCGGGGAGCGGAAATCCTTCCGCTCCGCAGATGACGCCCAAGGATGAAGAAAAATCTCGGATCGGCGAGCGAGAGAAGTTTTTGACGGTGCTCGATACCAGCTTCGAGATGCGTAAGGCAGAGATCAATCTTCTGCGGCAGACAGGCCAGCTCGAGGACTGGGTCAAATCCGTAGCGCAGTCACAATCTTCGACTGGATTGAAACCAGAATAGCTTCGAGGACATTTTTTTCGACTACTTTTTGCCTATCTTATTGATCCGCAAAGAGTGAACCACCGTAGAGACCAAAGAAATCCCCTCAAACCCCTTAGCAAAATGGTAAACTTGGACTATTATCATGCCCTTGAAAACACTGTTCTTGAACCCGCCCTCCTTCGAGAAGTTTGACGGTGGTGCCAGCTCCCGCTGGCCTGCCACTCGCGAGATCGAATCCTATTGGTACCCTGTGTGGCTCACCTACCCGGCGGGCATGCTCGAAGGGTCCCGCCTGCTCGACGCGCCGCCGCACCATATCAAGTGGCAGGAAGTCGTCGGGATTCTGAAGGACTACGAGTTCCTCGTCCTGTTTACCAGCACGATGGGCTGGGATGGCGACCAGAAGATGGCTGAGGTCATCAAGCAGACCTATCCCTCGATCAAGATCGCCTTCGTCGGGCCCCCGGTCACGACGTCGCCCGACAAGGCGCTCAACGAGTGCCCTGCCATCGACTTCATCTGCCGCCGCGAGTTCGACTTTTCCGTCGTCGAATATGCCAATGGCAAGCCCCTGAACGAGATCCTCGGCGTCAGCTACAAAGACGCCTCCGGCACGATCCAGCACAATCCTGACCGTCCGCAGGTTACTCCTGAGCAGCTCGACGAGATGCCCTGGGCTACCGACATCTATCACCGCGATCTCGACGTTACCAAATACAACGTTCCCTTCCTTCTTCACCCGTACGTCGCGCTCTACTCCACCCGCGGCTGCCCGGCGCAGTGCACCTTCTGCCTTTGGCCCCAGACGCTGAGTGGCCACGCGTGGCGCAAGCGGTCTACCGATGATGTGGCCGCCGAGATGAAGTCGGCCAAGGCCAAGTTCCCCCACGTCAAGGAGTTCTTCTTCGATGACGACACCTTCAATATCCAGAAAGCACGCACCGTCGAGCTTTGCGAGAAGCTGAAGCCCCTTGGCCTGACATGGTCCTGCACTTCGCGTGTGACGACGGACTTCGACACGCTCAAGGCCATGAAGGAAGCTGGCTGCCGCCTGCTCATCGTGGGCTATGAGTCGGGCGATCCCCAGATTCTCAAGAACATCAAGAAGGGTGCCACCGTCGAACGTGCGCTCGACTTCACCCGCGACTGCCACAAGCTCGGCCTAGTCATTCATGGGGACTTTATCCTCGGGTTGCCTGGTGAGACGAGGGAGTCGATTCGCAACACCATAGACTTCGCCAAGCAGCTCGACTGCGAGACCATCCAGGTCTCCATCGCGCACGCCTTCCCCGGCACCGAGTTCTTCGACTATGCCAAGGAAAAGGGCTTCATCACCAATGAGGCCATGTCCGATGACGGTGGCCATCAGATGGCGCACATCGAGTATCCCGGACTGCCTGTCGAGTACGTCATGGAGATGGTGCATAAGTTCTATGACGAATACTACTTCCGCCCCAAGGCGGCCTTCCGTGTCGTCTGGCAGGCCATCGTCAACCGCGATGTCCCCCGCCTCTACACCGAGGCAAAGTCCTTCATGACACTCCGTTCGCAGCGCAACAAGGCCGCACTTAAGATGAAGGAAGCCAACGCCGCCAAGGCGCAGGAATCCGTCAGCATGAACGCGTAATTGATTTTTATTCCGAGCGGTCAGCATAGGTGATGCTGGCCGCTTTTTTCTGGACTGCAGACTGAATCAATGGCTGGATCAACCCACTCCAATTGGGGTGATTGTTAAATCGATGAAGCACACCCTTACTCCGCGACGTTATCTCATTTTGCTGGCTGTCATGCTTACTGCATCGGTGGGCGATACGCTGCTCTCGCGTGGCATGTCCCAGGTTGGCCCGGTCGATCTGCATCATCTCGGTCTGCTGCTGCACGCTCTTACCAACATCAATGTCATCGCCGGCATCGTTCTGCTCATCGGATTCTTCGCCAGCTACACGACTGCACTCTCCTGGGCCGATCTCACCTTCGTCATGCCTGCCACCGCCTTTGGCTACGTGGTCATTGCGCTGCTCAGCCGCTTCTGGCTGCACGAGTATCTGAGCCCCTACCGCTGGGCGGGCATCGTCCTGATCGTCTGCGCCGTCGGCTTTGTTGCCAACGGACCCTCCCGCACAGAGCACCCCTCCGATCACCCCGACCTCGATCTCATGGACAGTGGTGTCGGCCGATGACCTCCGCGCACGTCTTCCACCAATGGTCCGCCATCCTCTTTGTAGTTGTCCTTGCTATCACTGGTGAGTGCCTCATCGCCGCCGGTATGCGCCGCCTCGGCGATCTGGACTGCTTCCGCACTCGCCCAGGTCTTCTCGGCTATCTCGGCCCTGTGCGCGCTGTGCTCTCCAACCCACTCTTCCTTATCGGAGCCCTCTGCATGGCCCTCAACTTCTTCGCCATGCTTTATACCCTCTCCATCGCCCAGCTCTCCCTCGCCGCCCCCGCCATCGCCTCCCTCACCTATATTGGCAACACCGTCGCTGCGAAGCTCTTTCTGCACGAAAATGTAGATCGGCGCAGATGGCTGGCGGCGCTGTTCGTCTGCGCCGGGGTGGTTTTACTTTCGAAATAGGAAGCCAACGCTAAACAGCCAGCCCGGCCAGTTCCCTTGCGCGAAGGAAGACACGGGTGAACATGGTGCTGTTCAAACGGCCTGTGTTGGTGTTGCGCAGAGATGGGTGATAGGTGGCCAAAAGATGCATTCCGTCAGGAAGAAGGTATTCCGCGCCGTGAGCGAACCGATAGGCAGATTTACGGGCGATGATGCCCATCTGGAGAAGATAGGCGAGATAGCCGTCAAAGGCGATTTTGCCGAGGCATACGACGACACGAACGCGAGGCAGAGCATGAATTTCGTCGGCAAGATGCGTGGCGCAATTGCGGATCTCCTGGGGGAGAGGTTTATCCCCCGGCGGCGCACAGCGGACGACAGAGGCTATCCAGGCGTGGCGGAGCTTGAGGCCGTCGTCGCGGGAGATGCCGGTCGGCTGGCTCGCAAATCCTAACTCGTGGAGAACAGGGTACATAAAGGCTCCCGAACCGTCTCCTGTGAAAGGCCGTCCGGTTCGATTAGCACCATGAGCCCCGGGAGCGAGCCCCAGAATAAGAACGCGGGCACGAGAGTCCCCGAAGCCGGGAACGGGACGGGACCAGTAGATTTCGTCCTGATAGGCACGGCGGCGGGTTTCGCCGATTCCGCGGCAATAGTTGCGAAGGCGTGGACAGCGGTTGCACTTGACGATGGAGTCGTTGACTTGCTGCAAAATCGGCGACAGGGGCTGAACTTTAGAACGGATCACTGCATCCCATGATAGTTGCAGAACCCTCGACTGGTCATGTGAGCTTTTGTGAAACCGGCTAAGTAAGATGTTCGTTGAATAAAAAGTGAATTGGAGGTTCGTTGGAAGATCCCAGACTCAGCAGAATGTACGCAGCATTGTGGAGACGGAAACTCGCCGAACTCTGGCATGGTGCCTGGCAAACGGCAGTGAAACGCTCAGGCCTGCTGATTACTATCACGGTGGCCGTGCTGGTGCTGCTGGTGGCCGTCGGCTTGAAGGAGCGTGGTCGGGGGAATCTTACGAAGCTGAAGACAGAGCTTGGGGTCCCTAAGCCGGTATCGCATGAAGCCGTGGCCATACGTCCCGGCGGCCAGGATCCGGTTGTCCTGGAACATGCGCAGACGGTGGACGTGGAAGGTCCTGAGTTCGTTTCGGCGACGCTGTTGCCGGGGCGCGGCATGAATCTGCTGCAAATACAGGCCTATATTCCTCAAAAAGGAACCGTAAACCTGCTCGCTTCGCCGTCTCTGGAAGATGCCGCCAAGCAGATGACAGGAGAGGACAAGGACGCTGATGGGCTCGCAAGCCTGTCCATGGGCGGAGCGATCGAGGCTCCGTGGGCAAACCGTATTTGGGGTTCCCCGCTGGACGGCGACACGATTACAACCTGGCGGGGACATAGCTTCCATCTACCTGCGGAGCAAGGAGTGAGCAACGGAGGCCTGCTGCTGAAACGGCAGGCAGACACAGTGAAATCAAATGTGATGCCGGACGGTGGTCAAGTCCAGTCAATCTATGATGCGGGAGATTTTGACGGTCACTGGATCTCGCACACCATCATTACGACTACCGTTCAACTGAACAGCCGGGC from Granulicella sp. L56 includes these protein-coding regions:
- a CDS encoding uracil-DNA glycosylase; the protein is MIRSKVQPLSPILQQVNDSIVKCNRCPRLRNYCRGIGETRRRAYQDEIYWSRPVPGFGDSRARVLILGLAPGAHGANRTGRPFTGDGSGAFMYPVLHELGFASQPTGISRDDGLKLRHAWIASVVRCAPPGDKPLPQEIRNCATHLADEIHALPRVRVVVCLGKIAFDGYLAYLLQMGIIARKSAYRFAHGAEYLLPDGMHLLATYHPSLRNTNTGRLNSTMFTRVFLRARELAGLAV
- the hpnJ gene encoding hopanoid biosynthesis associated radical SAM protein HpnJ: MPLKTLFLNPPSFEKFDGGASSRWPATREIESYWYPVWLTYPAGMLEGSRLLDAPPHHIKWQEVVGILKDYEFLVLFTSTMGWDGDQKMAEVIKQTYPSIKIAFVGPPVTTSPDKALNECPAIDFICRREFDFSVVEYANGKPLNEILGVSYKDASGTIQHNPDRPQVTPEQLDEMPWATDIYHRDLDVTKYNVPFLLHPYVALYSTRGCPAQCTFCLWPQTLSGHAWRKRSTDDVAAEMKSAKAKFPHVKEFFFDDDTFNIQKARTVELCEKLKPLGLTWSCTSRVTTDFDTLKAMKEAGCRLLIVGYESGDPQILKNIKKGATVERALDFTRDCHKLGLVIHGDFILGLPGETRESIRNTIDFAKQLDCETIQVSIAHAFPGTEFFDYAKEKGFITNEAMSDDGGHQMAHIEYPGLPVEYVMEMVHKFYDEYYFRPKAAFRVVWQAIVNRDVPRLYTEAKSFMTLRSQRNKAALKMKEANAAKAQESVSMNA
- a CDS encoding TolC family protein, whose protein sequence is MTRLLRLAITCTVVAAGSLPAMAQISFTSALDLAQKNSPSVRMAQANVDKANAALSQSRDVYIPSVAGGSGLGYSYGFPVGQPSVFNFTMQSLVFNFSQGDYIRASRFALNAAELALQDAQQAVTEDVAVTYVALDRDSQRQKALSEQAGYATRLIDIIQERLDAGQDTPIDLTGAQLSAAQIKLAKLRSDDEAENDQAHLALLIGVPAQGLGVVSSSIPPFTAPPVNLAESAPQSSPSVASAYATANAKQKIALGDARYLWRPQIAFAAQYNRYAKFNNYDLYYSHFQHNNFGIGVEITLPIFDMSRRAKARESAADAIYAAREADQARDQFLEGRQKMRHATSELAAQAQVAALDQQLAQQQLDILAVQLKSGSGNPSAPQMTPKDEEKSRIGEREKFLTVLDTSFEMRKAEINLLRQTGQLEDWVKSVAQSQSSTGLKPE
- a CDS encoding EamA family transporter: MTSAHVFHQWSAILFVVVLAITGECLIAAGMRRLGDLDCFRTRPGLLGYLGPVRAVLSNPLFLIGALCMALNFFAMLYTLSIAQLSLAAPAIASLTYIGNTVAAKLFLHENVDRRRWLAALFVCAGVVLLSK
- a CDS encoding EamA family transporter, with protein sequence MKHTLTPRRYLILLAVMLTASVGDTLLSRGMSQVGPVDLHHLGLLLHALTNINVIAGIVLLIGFFASYTTALSWADLTFVMPATAFGYVVIALLSRFWLHEYLSPYRWAGIVLIVCAVGFVANGPSRTEHPSDHPDLDLMDSGVGR
- a CDS encoding lipopolysaccharide assembly protein LapB, with protein sequence MVPKTNLIYLRIAFLLVLLSGGRLLADDAQSANALLQQGRVDEAHLSLQTLLAAQPGNSYAHQLLCRVYYAQGMADAAIQECELAASQDPSNSGTQMWLGRAYGMKASHANPVVAFGLARKVRYAFERAVQLDPENIQAMSDLGEFYVDAPAIVGGGLDKARALASRMQPRFSSQSHRLLALIASEDKDTATAESEFKKAVLAGRTPAAYIDLGQFYQRQNQPDKALEALKAGIDADRRKDASLVDAASILTAMNQSPQLAEDLLREYLSSSAKSDDAPAFKVRIQLGDLLAHQGDAASAHREYAAAAALASNYAPARKSLQGS